ACGGTGACCTCGTCGCGGTCGTGGTAGAGCTGGCGCATCGTCAGGCCCTGCCAGCCGCCCTCCTGCGTGAGGATGTGACGCACCCGCACGAGGATGGGGTTCTTGTCCTTCATGGGCAGCTTGATGTTGGCCACCAGGTGCGAGGCCCAGCCGCGCCGGCCCCACTTGGCCAGGAGCTGCGCCACCTCGATGGGCCGCCAGGCCATGTCGCAGAAGAGCCAGTCGGCGGGCTCCTCGGGGGCGTAGGCGAAGGCGCTCTCCTGGATGTGCTCCACGCGGGGCTGCCGGGCCAGCTCCGGCATCAGCTTGGCCGGGTCCACGGCAATCACCCGCGCCCCCCGGGCCACCAGCCGCTGCGTCCACCCGCCCGGCGCCGCGCCGAGGTCCACGCACACCTCACCCCGGCCCGGCTCGAAGGGGAGGTTGACGAGCGCCTCCTCCAGCTTCATGGCCGCGCGGGAGGGGGAGTCGGCCGAGCGTCGCATGCGCTGACGTCCACCGGGAGAGAGCGACAAGGCCTCGCGCGCGGGCACCGAGCCCACCAGCACCACCCCGGGCGCCACGCACAGCTCGACGAGCGTCGCCCCGGCCTCGCGGGCCCGCCACGTCTCCTCCAGCAGCCGCTCCGGGGGCAGCCGCGCGCGCACCGCCTCCAGCAGGGCATCCGCCTCGTCGGCCATCCGGTTGCCGGCCGGGCTGTCCGGAGTGAAGGCCTGGAGCACGAGCGCGCTCGTGGGCACGGCCTCGAGCACCCGGGCGGAGATCGACTCGGCGAGCTGCTCGGGGGTTTGATCGGCCGGCAGGGAGGCCTGCACGCGGATGCCGGTGCGGGCGAAGACGGGGGGCTCGGACGGGCGCTTCTCGCTCTCCACGAGCACCTCGCCGAGCATCCGGGGGGAAGCTCCCGCCCACGCCAGCTCCTCGAACAGGTGGGGCTCGAACCCGGCGCGGCACGTCCACAGCCACCGCCCGGGTTGAGAAGGGAGGGTAACCGCCGGTATGGGCGGTGACTTCACCCGGGGTGGAACCGTGGGAAGTGGCACGGGCGCCGGCTTCGCCCCTCGAGCGGGGGGCGGACCCTTTTGAGAGCGGGGAGCAGGGCGCCTTGCGGGACGATGGGTCTCTTTTCGACGGGAGGGCATTGCGTGGCCTCGGTTCCGCTTTACTCTGTCCTGCCGCTCGCGCGGCGGCCAATCAGGTGGAATGACGCGGGAGAAACGCATGGTTTCCTTCCTGCATCCCACCTACAATCCAGGGATTTCCCTTCACTCGCCGCGTCCCTTCGAGGATTCTCCGGCGAGAGAGTCAGAATCGCATGATCGAATGGACGCTGAAGAAGATCATCGGGACGAAGAATGAGCGCGAGCTCAAGAAAACGTACCCGAAGGTAGCCCGCATCAATGAGCTGGAGAGCAAGATGCGGGCGCTCAAGGATGAGGATTTCCCCGCCGCCACCGCACGGATGAAGCAGGAGGTGGCGAACGGCCGCCCGCTGGACGAGCTGCTGTACGACGCCTTCGCCATCACGCGCGAGGCCGCTCGCCGGGTGATCGGCCAGCGTCACTACGACGTGCAGATGATCGGCGGCATGTTCCTCCACCAGGGGTGCATCGCCGAGATGCGCACCGGTGAGGGCAAGACGCTCACCGCCACGCTGCCCTCGTACCTCAACGCCCTGTCCGGCCGCGGCGTGCACGTGGTGACTGTGAACGACTACCTCGCCCGGCGCGACGCCGAGTGGATGGGCCGCGTGCACCGCTTCCTGGGCATGACCACCGGCTGCATCCTCCACGAGCTGAACGACCGTCAGCGCCAGGAGTCCTACCGGGCGGACATCACCTACGGGCAGAACAACGAGTTCGGCTTCGACTACCTGCGCGACAACATGAAGTTCCGCCTGCAGGACTACGTCCAGCGCGAGCTGAACTTCGCCATCGTGGACGAGGTGGACTCCATCCTCATCGACGAGGCCCGCACCCCGCTCATCATCTCCGGTCCCACCGACGACACCACCGACAAGTACTACAACGTCGACAAGGTGATTCCGGGCCTGGTGCCGGACCAGGACTACATCCTGGACGAGAAGCACAAGTCGGTGTCCCTCACCGACTCGGGCATCGAGAAGATCCAGCAGCGGCTGAAGATCAACAACCTCTACGATCCGGGCGAGATCGAGACGCTCCACCACGTGGAGCAGGCCCTGCGCGCCCACACGCTCTACAAGCGTGACCGCGACTACGTGGTGCGCGACGGCGAGGTCATCATCGTCGACGAGTTCACCGGCCGCCTCATGGCGGGCCGCCGCTGGTCGGACGGCCTGCACCAGGCCGTCGAGGCCAAGGAAGGCGTGAACATCGAGAACGAGAACCAGACGCTGGCGACCATCTCGTTCCAGAACTACTTCCGCATGTACTCCAAGCTCTCGGGCATGACCGGCACCGCCGACACCGAGGCCGAGGAGTTCGCGAAGATCTACAACCTCGAGGTCCGGGTGGTGCCCACCAACCGGGCGATGGTCCGCAAGGATCAGGACGACGTCGTCTACAAGACCGAGCGCGAGAAGTTCGAGGCGGTGGCCAAGGACATCGTCGAGCTGCACCAGAAGGGGCAGCCGGTGCTGGTGGGTACGGTGTCCATCGCCAAGAGCGAGGTGGTGGCCAACTTCCTCAAGAAGCAGGGCATCCCCCACAACGTGCTCAACGCGAAGCAGCACGAGCGCGAGGCGGAGATCGTCGCGCAGGCGGGCCGCAAGGGCGCCGTCACCATCTCCACCAACATGGCCGGCCGCGGCACGGACATCCTCCTGGGCGGCAACCCCGAGGTGATGGCGAAGTCCGAGGTGGGCCCCGAGCCCCAGCCTCCCGCCGTGACGACGACGCCGGACGGCCAGCCGACGGCGGAGATGACGGCCTACCAGCAGGCGCTCGCCGAGTACAAGCAGCGCTTCGAGACGGTGCTGGCCCGGTTCAAGGAGCAGACGCAGAAGGAGCGCGAGGAAGTGGTGGCCGCCGGCGGCCTCTACATCATCGGCACCGAGCGTCACGAGTCGCGCCGCATCGACAACCAGCTGCGTGGCCGCGCCGGCCGCCAGGGTGATCCGGGTGGCAGCCGCTTCTACCTGTCGCTCGAGGACGACCTGATGCGCATCTTCGGGTCCGAGCGCATCTCGGGCCTGATGGAGCGCCTGGGCATGGAGGAGGGCGAGGTCATCGAGCACGTGTGGCTCAGCCGCGCCATCGAGAGCGCCCAGCGGCGCGTCGAGGGTCACAACTTCGACATCCGCAAGAACCTGCTCGAGTACGACGACGTGATGAACCAGCAGCGGCGCACCATCTACAAGCTGCGCCGCAAGGTGCTGGCCGCCGGTGCCGGCATCCCGCTCGTCGAGTACGAGGAGGACAAGAAGACCCGCGCGAAGATCCGCTCCGAGCAGGTCGTCTCCTGGGAGGACTACCGGGAGCTGCTCCTGGACGCCGTCGAGGACGTCATCGTCTCGCTCACCGACACCTACTGCCCGTCCAGGAACCCGGCCTCATGGGACCTGGAGGCGCTCAGCCGCGGGGTGAAGGAGTCGCTCAACCTGGAGCTGTCCTTCGACAAGGTGGGCTCGCGCGAGGAGCTGCAGGAGGACATCTACAAGGCGGCGGAGAAGGTCATCCAGGCGCGCGAGCAGGAGTTCGGCGAGGAGTTCCTGCGCTTCCTCCAGGTGCGCTACCTGGTCACCATCGACACGCTGTGGAAGGACCACCTGCTGGCGATGGACCACCTGCGCCAGGGCATCGGCCTGCGCGGCTACGGCCAGAAGGATCCGAAGCAGGAGTACAAGAAGGAGGGCTACAACGGCTTCATGCAGATGCTGGGCGCCATCAGCACCCAGTTCGCCATGCAGATGATGCGGGTGCAGGCCAAGGGGGCCTCCGACGCGGCCCAGGAAGAGGCCCGTCTGGCCCGGCAGATGGCCCAGCGCCAGCGTCAGATGCAGGAAGGCCGTGGGGACGCCGAGGGCAAGCTCGCCGAGACGAGCGCCGCCCCCCGTCCGGCCGCCGCCACCCGCCAGGGTGCCCCGGCCGGAGGCCCGAAGCTGGGCCGCAATGACCCCTGCCACTGCGGCAGCGGCAAGAAGTACAAGAAGTGCCACGGGGCGTCCGAGGCCAGCGTCTAGGCCCCCCTCCGGCGGGCCGGGCCCCAGCTCCCCTGGGTGCCCGGCTCCCGTCCACCAGTTCCCACCCCGCGTCGCGAAGCTTGCACCGGCGGCATGGGTTTTGTTAGAGAAGCCCGCCCGCCGCCAGCCCAGGCTGGTGGTGGGCTCGTTGTTTCAGTCAACCCACTACGCACACGTTCTTGCCGGCCCTCGGTGCTCCTGTTCGGGAGCAAACGGCCGGACTCTTTACGGAACGTGGAGGAAGAACCGAGATGGAAACGCAAGACAACACGACTCAGCAGCAGGCCATGGCCGCCGCCAGCGGCATCACGATGCGGCAGCTCCTGGAGGCCGGTGTTCACTTCGGCCACCAGACGAAGCGCTGGAACCCGAAGATGAAGCCCTACATCTTCGGTGCCCGCAACGGCATCTACATCATCGACCTCCAGAAGACGGTCAACATGGCCCGCGCGGCCTTCCGCTTCGTGGCCGACATCACCGGCCGCGGTGGCGCGGTGCTCTTCGTGGGCACCAAGAAGCAGGCGCAGGACGTCATCCAGGAGGAGGCGCGCCGCGCCGGTCAGTTCTTCGTCACCAGCCGCTGGCTCGGTGGCACGCTGACCAACTTCAAGACGATCAAGCAGGGCATCGATCGCCTGAAGACCCTCGAGAAGATGGCCGAGGACGGCACCTTCGAGCGCCTCCCGAAGAAGGAAGTCGCCTCCCTCGAGCGTGAGCGCGAGAAGCTGGAGAAGAACCTGGGCGGCGTGAAGGAGATGTCCAAGCTGCCCAAGTGCATCTTCGTGATCGACCCGAAGAAGGAGCACATCGCGGTGCATGAGGCCAACCGTCTCGGCATCCCGGTCATCGGTGTGGTGGACACCAACTGCGACCCGGACGGCATCGACTTCGTCATCCCGGGCAACGACGACGCCATCCGCTCCATCAAGCTCTTCACCTCGAAGATCGCCGAGTCGTGCATCGAGGGCGGGGCCCGTTACCGCGCCAGCGGGGCGGCCGACCGTGACGAGGACGAGCAGCAGGAGCGTGGCGAGCGCCGCGACCGCGACGACCGTGGCGACCGCCGCGGGCCGCGCCGCAATGACCGGGGCGGTGACCGCCGCGGTGGCGACCGGGGCGGCGAGCGCCGTGGTCCCCTCGTGGAGATGAAGGGTGCCGCTCCCGCCGCTGCGGGTGAGGCCTCCGAGGGTGGCGAGGGCGGCGGGGAGACCACCGCCGAGTAATGCCGCCGCGCTCCCCCGAGGAGCGCCTGGAGTCCAGCCGGGCGGCGTTTGATCGCTGCCCGGCTTTTCCTTTTCAACCCCAGCAGTACCTTCAAACTCAATTCCCCCCAGTCACGGGGTGGGTCCCTGGAGACGAACATGGCCGAGGTCAGCGCCACGATGGTGAAGGAGCTCCGCGAGAAGACCGGCGCGGGCATGATGGATTGCAAGAAGGCCCTCGCCGAGACCGGTGGCGACTTCGCCAAGGCCGAGGAGTGGCTGCGCAAGAAGGGCATCTCCCGCGCCGAGGGCAAGGCCAGCCGCGTGGCCGCCGAGGGCGTGATCGGCACCTACATCCACGGTGGCCGCATCGGCGTCATCGTGGAGGTCAACTGCGAGACGGACTTCGTGGCCCGCAACACGGACTTCCAGGACCTGGTCAAGGACGTGGCCATGCAGATCGCCGCGGCCAACCCCAAGTACGTGCGCCGCGAGGAGGTCCCCACCGAGCAGCTGGAGAAGGAGAAGGAGATCCAGCGCGCGCTGCTCAAGCAGCAGAACAAGCCCGAGGCCATGTGGGACAAGATCCTCGTGGGCAAGGTGGAGAAGTACTACGAGGGCGTGTGCCTCGTGGACCAGCTCTGGGTGAAGGACGACAAGAAGAAGGTCGGCGAGATGATCACCGAGCGCTCGGCGAAGATCGGCGAGAAGGTCTCCGTGCGCCGCTTCGTGCGCTACGAGGTCGGTGAGGGCATCGAGAAGAAGAAGGAAGACCTGGCCGCCGAGGTGGCCAAGACGCTGGGCCAGGCCTAGCCGTCCGCCACTCACGGGCTCGAGGGCCGCGCGTTCCGGTATTCCCCGGGGCGTCGCGGCCCTTGCCGTTCGAGGGGCCGGGCGCCAGGGGAGGGGCCACTGGCGGACGGCCGAGGCACTCGGGCGTTGATCGCCGCCGGGGCGAGGGATAGAAGCGGGACCAATGTCCGCTCCAGCCACGCCCCGTCGTTACAAGCGCATCCTCCTCAAGCTGTCGGGCGAAGCCCTGATGGGGGAGGGGAAGTACGGAATCCATCCTCCCACGCTGTCGCGCATCGCCTCGGAGTTGAAGGAAGTGGCGGAGGCGGGCGTGGAAATGGCCGTGGTCATCGGCGGAGGCAACATCTTCCGCGGCGTGGCCGGCTCCACCGAGGGCATGGATCGCGCGAGCGCCGACTACATGGGCATGCTCGCCACCTGCATCAACTCCATGGCCATGCAGGACGCGCTGGAGAAGCAGGGCTGCCACACCCGGGTGCTCTCGGCCATCAAGATGGAGCAGATCGCCGAGCCCTACATCCGCCGGCGCGCGGTGCGTCACCTGGAGAAGGGCCGCATCGTCATCTTCGCGGCGGGCACCGGCAACCCGTACTTCACCACGGACACCGCCGCCAGCCTGCGCGCCATGGAGATCAACGCCGAGGTCATCCTCAAGGCGACCAAGGTGGATGGCATCTACAACGCGGATCCGAAGAAGGATCCCGCGGCGCGGCGCTACCGGACGCTGACGTACATGGACGTCCTCAAGCAGAACCTGAACGTGATGGACTCCACGGCCATCTCGCTCTGCATGGACAACAAGCTGCCGATCATCGTGTTCGATCTGACCCAGCGCGGTAACATCCACAAGGCCATCCTGGGCGATGCGGGCGAGATCGGAACCGTGGTGGGCGTGGGCGAGACGGCCTGGGCCTGAGAGAAGCACGGACGCGCTTCATAAGGAGACCTGCACATGGCAGACGTCGTGACCGAACTGAAGGGCCGTATCGACAAGACGCTCGAGGATCTCCGCCGCGACCTGACGAAGGTGCGCACGGGCCGGGCCAGTCCCAACCTGCTGGATGGCATCCGGGTGGACTACTACGGCACGCCCACCCCGCTGAGCGGCGTGGCCAACATCACCTCGCCCGAGCCCCGGCTCATCATCATCAAGCCGTGGGAGAAGAGCGTCCTCAAGGACATCGAGAAGGCCATCCGCGAGGCCAACCTCGGCATCAACCCGATGAACGACGGTGAGGTCATCCGCCTGCCCTTCCCGCCCCTCACCGAGGAGCGGCGCAAGGAGATCGCCAAGCAGGTGAAGACCAAGGGCGAGGAGCACAAGGTCGCCATCCGCAACATCCGCCGCGACGCCAACGAGGTCCTCAAGGCGCAGCTCAAGGACAAGAAGATCACCGAGGACGACTCCAAGCGCCTGACGGACAAGGTGCAGAAGGAGACGGACGACGGCGTGAAGAAGGTCGACGAGATCATCTCCAAGAAGGAGAAGGAAGTGATGGAGGTCTGAGATGGCCTTCATTCTCGTCGCGGAGCCATCCGCCTCGGTGGCCGGGGCGCTGCGCAAGTTCCTGGAGAACGCCGGCCATGAGGTGACGGTGGCGTCCGAGGTCCGGGATGCGCTGGAGCGGGTGCGGGAGCTGGCGCCCGCCCTGGTGCTGGCTTCTGTCACGGAGAGCTTCGACGGCGAGACCCTCTGCCGGCAGGTGAAGGAGGAGGCGCCGACCATTCCGGTGCTCCTGCTGTACCTGCCGGAAGAGGAGCAGCCGGAGGCACGTGCGTCCGCCGCGGGGGCGGAGGCGTGCCTGGTGGGTCCGCTGAAGCGGGCCACCGTGGTGTCCTGCGTGAGCCTGATGATGCAGCTGGCGCAGGCCCGGGAGACGGTGTCGGTGGTGCGCACCGAGATGCAGCTGATGCAGCATCAGGGGCCCCGCCGTGAGCCGAGCTCCTCGGGCGCGGACCTGGAGTTCCTCAAGCGGCTGCTCTTCATGGAGGTGAAGCGCAGCCGTCGCTACCGCTACCCCATCTCCTACCTGTTGCTGGAGCCGGACCGGTACGCGGAGCGGATTGCCACGCTGCCGGCGGCCCAGCGCACGTCCGCGCTGGCGGAGGTGCTCCGGCGGCTCTCCGAGGCGCTGCGGGACATCGACGTGGCGGTGCCGTTCGCCGAGGGCCGCTTCATTGTCTTCCTGCCGTACACGCCGCACGAGGGAGCGATGGTGGTGGCGGAGCGGCTGCGGCAGCGGGTGAAGGAAGTGGAGTCGGTGCCGGGGCTGACGGCGTCCATGGGCCTGGCGGTGTTCGAGCCGTCGGCGCAGAAGGGCCAGGCGCAGGTGAGCTTCGGCAGCCTCATGAAGGAGGCGGGAGACGCGCTGCGGCGGGCTCAGGCCGCGGGCGGAGACCGCGTCGAAGGCGGCCGGCAGCCTCCCGCGGAACCCGTCATCGAGTAACCCCGCGCTCGAGCAACCCCACTCCTCCCTCTCCCTTCGGGAGAGGGTCGGGGTGAGGGTATTGGGCATCCCAGGTTGAGACGGGACCGGGCCTACCCGGGGTACACCAACTCCTGGCCGGAGATGTCGCGCACCACGTCGGCGACGAAGCGGAACAGCTCGAGCCCCTTGCCCTTGTCGTCCAGCCAGGAGCCGCTGGCGGCGTCATAGGAGAAGTGGATGCCCTGCGAGCGGCCCGCGACCCAGATCTGCCGCACGGCACGCTGGGTGTTGACGATGCACTTCTCGCGCGCGGGGGTGGTGAGCGTCACCATGTCCCCGGTGCTCTCGGCCTCGAGGTCATCCGGGTCGAGCGCATCCGCGGCGGCCATGATGCGCTTGAAGGCCGCGGAGACGAGCTGGTTGTAGCTGGCCTCGTCCATCATCGGTGAAGCCTCCAGGAAGCGGAGCGGCTACTGGAGGACGTCGAGCACCGGCTGGCCGGGGGCGGCGAAGAACAGCAGCTTCGCCGGAGCGGGCGCGGCACCGGGCTCGGTGGAGTCCGGGCGCTCGATGGCGATGACCGTGCCCGGGTTGACCTGCTTGGGGAAGGACTGCATGCCCAGCAGGTGGGTGGCCAGCGCTCCCATGGACGGCTGGTGGCCCACGAGCACGATGTTCTCACCCGTGTGCTCGTCGATGACGGGGGCGACAGCGCCCACCGGCATGTCCGGCAACAGGCAACGATGGGCCCGCAGGGTGCCCTCGTGCTTGAGGATGGTGGAGAGCAGCTGCGCCGTCTGCACGGTGCGAACCAGCGGGCTCGCGAGCACGAGCGAAACGGGACCGATACGCTCCGCCAGCGACGCGAAATGCGCGGCCGTGCTGGCTCGGGCCTTGGCAGTGAGCGCGCGCGCCTCGTCACCGAGTCCCTCGGGGGCCTCCGCGTCCGCCTCGCCGTGCCTTACCAGGAAGATCCTCAAGGTGCCTCCACCGCTCTGAACGGACCGCGGTTCGTACACGACCGCGCCAGGGTTGGTCAAAGGTAATGCGGCGAATGTTGGCTGGTGACGGCCCCTCCCGCTGGGGGGGCAGGCAGCCTGGGGCCGTTCCGCCCGGAGCGGATGCAATCCCGTCCGTGGCCGACTGTGCGCGGACGTATACTCCGTCCTTCGTGTGACCGGGGAGGACCCCTGGAGGAGTGTGGATGCGCAAGCTGCTGTGGGTGCTGTTCGCCGCGGGACTGCTGTCCGGCTGCAAGAAGGAAGAGGCCCCCGCGCCTGCCCGGCAGGCGGCCGGAGAGGGCACGCAGGAGGCCCCCACCGAGGCCCCCGAGGCGCTCGATGACAGCAAGCCCTACGCCCTCACCCAGGCGAAGCTGGACGCCTACGTCGGCTACCAGCGCCAGGTGCTGGACGCCTACGCCGCCATGGCCCGGGAACTCCAGGCCGCCAAGGTCCGGCTCACCGCCGGCACCCTGGACGCCCAGGGCCGGCCCGTGGGCATGAGCGAGTCCATGAAGGCCATCGAGAGCAAGGCCGAGTCCGAGGCCAAGGCCCGCCGCGAGGCCGGCCTCTCCGAGGACGACGTCAACCGCATCGGCTCCCTGGTCATGGACGTCATCACCCAGCGCCACATGGCCGCCATGCTGGACCTCGCCGGCGAGCTCAAGAAGCTCGAGGAGATGCAGGCCCGCCTCAAGCCCGAGCAACAGAAGGAACTGGCTCCCCAGATCGAGGTCATGCGCCAGCGCGTGGCGGAGACCGAGAAGCTCGTGGCGGTCCGGAAGATCCACGGTGATGCGAATGTGGACCTCGTGCTCAGCCGCGAGCAGGACCTGATGCGCAACTACCAGGACATGCTCAGGTCCTTCGGCGGGAAGGCGCAG
The sequence above is drawn from the Archangium gephyra genome and encodes:
- the rlmM gene encoding 23S rRNA (cytidine(2498)-2'-O)-methyltransferase RlmM, translated to MLGEVLVESEKRPSEPPVFARTGIRVQASLPADQTPEQLAESISARVLEAVPTSALVLQAFTPDSPAGNRMADEADALLEAVRARLPPERLLEETWRAREAGATLVELCVAPGVVLVGSVPAREALSLSPGGRQRMRRSADSPSRAAMKLEEALVNLPFEPGRGEVCVDLGAAPGGWTQRLVARGARVIAVDPAKLMPELARQPRVEHIQESAFAYAPEEPADWLFCDMAWRPIEVAQLLAKWGRRGWASHLVANIKLPMKDKNPILVRVRHILTQEGGWQGLTMRQLYHDRDEVTVTAHKVT
- the secA gene encoding preprotein translocase subunit SecA, translated to MIEWTLKKIIGTKNERELKKTYPKVARINELESKMRALKDEDFPAATARMKQEVANGRPLDELLYDAFAITREAARRVIGQRHYDVQMIGGMFLHQGCIAEMRTGEGKTLTATLPSYLNALSGRGVHVVTVNDYLARRDAEWMGRVHRFLGMTTGCILHELNDRQRQESYRADITYGQNNEFGFDYLRDNMKFRLQDYVQRELNFAIVDEVDSILIDEARTPLIISGPTDDTTDKYYNVDKVIPGLVPDQDYILDEKHKSVSLTDSGIEKIQQRLKINNLYDPGEIETLHHVEQALRAHTLYKRDRDYVVRDGEVIIVDEFTGRLMAGRRWSDGLHQAVEAKEGVNIENENQTLATISFQNYFRMYSKLSGMTGTADTEAEEFAKIYNLEVRVVPTNRAMVRKDQDDVVYKTEREKFEAVAKDIVELHQKGQPVLVGTVSIAKSEVVANFLKKQGIPHNVLNAKQHEREAEIVAQAGRKGAVTISTNMAGRGTDILLGGNPEVMAKSEVGPEPQPPAVTTTPDGQPTAEMTAYQQALAEYKQRFETVLARFKEQTQKEREEVVAAGGLYIIGTERHESRRIDNQLRGRAGRQGDPGGSRFYLSLEDDLMRIFGSERISGLMERLGMEEGEVIEHVWLSRAIESAQRRVEGHNFDIRKNLLEYDDVMNQQRRTIYKLRRKVLAAGAGIPLVEYEEDKKTRAKIRSEQVVSWEDYRELLLDAVEDVIVSLTDTYCPSRNPASWDLEALSRGVKESLNLELSFDKVGSREELQEDIYKAAEKVIQAREQEFGEEFLRFLQVRYLVTIDTLWKDHLLAMDHLRQGIGLRGYGQKDPKQEYKKEGYNGFMQMLGAISTQFAMQMMRVQAKGASDAAQEEARLARQMAQRQRQMQEGRGDAEGKLAETSAAPRPAAATRQGAPAGGPKLGRNDPCHCGSGKKYKKCHGASEASV
- the rpsB gene encoding 30S ribosomal protein S2, translated to METQDNTTQQQAMAAASGITMRQLLEAGVHFGHQTKRWNPKMKPYIFGARNGIYIIDLQKTVNMARAAFRFVADITGRGGAVLFVGTKKQAQDVIQEEARRAGQFFVTSRWLGGTLTNFKTIKQGIDRLKTLEKMAEDGTFERLPKKEVASLEREREKLEKNLGGVKEMSKLPKCIFVIDPKKEHIAVHEANRLGIPVIGVVDTNCDPDGIDFVIPGNDDAIRSIKLFTSKIAESCIEGGARYRASGAADRDEDEQQERGERRDRDDRGDRRGPRRNDRGGDRRGGDRGGERRGPLVEMKGAAPAAAGEASEGGEGGGETTAE
- the tsf gene encoding translation elongation factor Ts, encoding MAEVSATMVKELREKTGAGMMDCKKALAETGGDFAKAEEWLRKKGISRAEGKASRVAAEGVIGTYIHGGRIGVIVEVNCETDFVARNTDFQDLVKDVAMQIAAANPKYVRREEVPTEQLEKEKEIQRALLKQQNKPEAMWDKILVGKVEKYYEGVCLVDQLWVKDDKKKVGEMITERSAKIGEKVSVRRFVRYEVGEGIEKKKEDLAAEVAKTLGQA
- the pyrH gene encoding UMP kinase — encoded protein: MSAPATPRRYKRILLKLSGEALMGEGKYGIHPPTLSRIASELKEVAEAGVEMAVVIGGGNIFRGVAGSTEGMDRASADYMGMLATCINSMAMQDALEKQGCHTRVLSAIKMEQIAEPYIRRRAVRHLEKGRIVIFAAGTGNPYFTTDTAASLRAMEINAEVILKATKVDGIYNADPKKDPAARRYRTLTYMDVLKQNLNVMDSTAISLCMDNKLPIIVFDLTQRGNIHKAILGDAGEIGTVVGVGETAWA
- the frr gene encoding ribosome recycling factor, giving the protein MADVVTELKGRIDKTLEDLRRDLTKVRTGRASPNLLDGIRVDYYGTPTPLSGVANITSPEPRLIIIKPWEKSVLKDIEKAIREANLGINPMNDGEVIRLPFPPLTEERRKEIAKQVKTKGEEHKVAIRNIRRDANEVLKAQLKDKKITEDDSKRLTDKVQKETDDGVKKVDEIISKKEKEVMEV
- a CDS encoding diguanylate cyclase, translating into MAFILVAEPSASVAGALRKFLENAGHEVTVASEVRDALERVRELAPALVLASVTESFDGETLCRQVKEEAPTIPVLLLYLPEEEQPEARASAAGAEACLVGPLKRATVVSCVSLMMQLAQARETVSVVRTEMQLMQHQGPRREPSSSGADLEFLKRLLFMEVKRSRRYRYPISYLLLEPDRYAERIATLPAAQRTSALAEVLRRLSEALRDIDVAVPFAEGRFIVFLPYTPHEGAMVVAERLRQRVKEVESVPGLTASMGLAVFEPSAQKGQAQVSFGSLMKEAGDALRRAQAAGGDRVEGGRQPPAEPVIE
- the cyaY gene encoding iron donor protein CyaY — translated: MMDEASYNQLVSAAFKRIMAAADALDPDDLEAESTGDMVTLTTPAREKCIVNTQRAVRQIWVAGRSQGIHFSYDAASGSWLDDKGKGLELFRFVADVVRDISGQELVYPG
- a CDS encoding SixA phosphatase family protein gives rise to the protein MRIFLVRHGEADAEAPEGLGDEARALTAKARASTAAHFASLAERIGPVSLVLASPLVRTVQTAQLLSTILKHEGTLRAHRCLLPDMPVGAVAPVIDEHTGENIVLVGHQPSMGALATHLLGMQSFPKQVNPGTVIAIERPDSTEPGAAPAPAKLLFFAAPGQPVLDVLQ